One segment of Asaia bogorensis NBRC 16594 DNA contains the following:
- a CDS encoding VOC family protein, translated as MAKQSAFQKLWVGMLCSTSVLAAIPSAMAQPAPTQPFAPLSAPATHRILPGKIVFSMLVTPDLTKAQVFYSRLFGWSFRAVGDGKTPRVEILSGTQPIGTMVAHTLRHPDRDTPFWMPFISTSDTATVARVTRQQGGKVLFGPRQIDGLGQTVIVSDPQHGIYAALSALAGDPADQPGSPALNSWSWATLLAPNPGQEAGYYQLLFNYKVMAAPGADNGSHYIIASQDKERASLNTLPDGVTQKDRARWVQFVQVQDTADAANRATALGGQVIVPPHVDRDGAIVAILADPSGAVFGVIEAQKDMLEMGAPQ; from the coding sequence TTGGCCAAACAATCTGCTTTTCAAAAGCTCTGGGTGGGGATGCTCTGCAGCACCAGCGTCCTTGCCGCTATCCCGTCCGCCATGGCGCAGCCAGCACCAACCCAGCCCTTCGCCCCGCTCAGCGCCCCGGCGACCCACCGGATTCTGCCTGGCAAGATCGTCTTCTCGATGCTGGTGACCCCTGATCTGACCAAGGCACAGGTGTTTTACTCCCGGCTTTTTGGCTGGAGCTTCCGTGCCGTCGGTGATGGCAAGACGCCGCGGGTCGAGATCCTGTCAGGTACTCAGCCCATAGGTACGATGGTGGCCCACACCCTGCGCCATCCTGACCGCGATACCCCATTCTGGATGCCTTTCATCTCGACCTCCGATACTGCGACAGTGGCACGTGTGACGCGGCAGCAGGGAGGCAAGGTGCTTTTCGGGCCGCGCCAGATTGATGGTCTTGGCCAGACGGTGATCGTTTCCGACCCGCAGCATGGCATTTACGCAGCGCTCAGCGCCCTGGCGGGCGATCCCGCCGACCAGCCCGGAAGCCCTGCGCTCAACAGCTGGTCCTGGGCCACATTGTTGGCCCCGAACCCCGGACAGGAGGCGGGATATTACCAGCTTCTGTTCAATTACAAGGTCATGGCAGCACCTGGAGCCGATAACGGGAGCCATTACATCATCGCCTCACAGGACAAGGAACGCGCGAGCCTCAACACCCTGCCCGATGGTGTGACGCAGAAGGACCGTGCCCGGTGGGTACAGTTTGTCCAGGTTCAGGACACGGCGGATGCCGCCAACCGGGCAACTGCGCTAGGGGGGCAGGTCATCGTACCGCCCCATGTCGATCGGGATGGCGCCATCGTCGCTATCCTGGCCGATCCGTCCGGTGCCGTATTCGGCGTCATCGAGGCCCAGAAAGACATGCTGGAAATGGGAGCTCCCCAATGA
- the trxA gene encoding thioredoxin TrxA — MSENTVAVSDSGFDKDVLQAEGPVLVDFWAEWCGPCKMIAPALDEIGGEYKGRLTVAKINIDENPEAPTRFGVRSIPTLMVFKNGEVVAQKTGALPKSALKAWVDSAL, encoded by the coding sequence ATGAGCGAGAACACCGTTGCTGTCAGCGACAGCGGGTTTGACAAGGACGTGCTGCAGGCCGAAGGCCCCGTGCTGGTCGATTTCTGGGCAGAATGGTGCGGCCCCTGCAAGATGATCGCCCCTGCGCTCGACGAGATCGGTGGTGAGTACAAGGGCCGTCTGACGGTTGCCAAGATCAACATCGACGAGAACCCTGAGGCCCCGACGCGCTTTGGCGTTCGCAGCATCCCGACGCTCATGGTCTTCAAGAATGGTGAAGTTGTCGCCCAGAAGACCGGCGCCCTGCCCAAGAGCGCCCTGAAGGCCTGGGTGGATTCCGCCCTCTGA
- the hpnK gene encoding hopanoid biosynthesis-associated protein HpnK translates to MRRLIISADDFGLSEEVNEAIEIAHRDGLLSTASLMVSGPASMDAVRRARRLPNLRVGLHLVVIEGDTALPGATIPAIATPDDRFGTSQLGLGVSYFFRPAARRALSREIEAQFRAFLASGLTLDHANAHKHMHLHPTVGRLLIETGQHYGLRHVRTPCEPPAPLAAAETYFDSLGAAALRRWCNVLRHQIAHAGMTTNDHCFGLAWSGQMRAGRVAGLIPHLPEGLSELYFHPALSQNDLLHSLMPDYDQSGEFDALVSPELRQAVHSANIRLSDWSGQTLNAA, encoded by the coding sequence ATGCGTCGTCTGATTATCTCGGCCGATGATTTCGGCCTGAGTGAAGAGGTCAACGAGGCCATCGAGATCGCCCATCGTGACGGGTTGCTCTCGACGGCCAGCCTCATGGTTTCCGGCCCGGCCAGTATGGATGCCGTGCGCCGGGCCAGGCGCTTGCCCAATCTGCGGGTCGGGCTGCATCTGGTGGTGATCGAGGGCGATACCGCCCTGCCCGGTGCCACCATACCGGCCATCGCCACCCCTGATGACCGTTTCGGCACGAGCCAGCTCGGCCTTGGCGTCTCCTATTTCTTCCGTCCTGCCGCGCGCAGGGCGCTGTCGCGCGAGATCGAGGCCCAGTTTCGGGCTTTTCTGGCGTCAGGGCTCACCCTCGATCATGCCAATGCCCACAAGCACATGCATCTGCATCCGACCGTGGGGCGGCTTCTGATCGAGACCGGGCAGCATTACGGCCTTCGCCATGTCCGGACACCCTGCGAGCCTCCGGCGCCACTGGCAGCGGCAGAAACATATTTCGATTCACTGGGTGCTGCGGCCCTGCGACGCTGGTGCAATGTCTTGCGCCATCAGATTGCCCACGCCGGAATGACCACCAACGATCATTGCTTCGGACTGGCATGGAGCGGACAGATGCGCGCCGGGCGCGTGGCGGGGCTGATCCCGCATCTGCCCGAGGGACTGTCAGAACTCTATTTTCATCCGGCCCTGAGCCAGAATGACCTGCTGCACAGCCTCATGCCGGATTACGACCAGAGCGGCGAGTTCGATGCCCTTGTGAGCCCAGAGCTTCGTCAGGCTGTGCACTCAGCCAATATCAGGCTGAGTGACTGGTCAGGACAGACACTCAACGCGGCCTGA
- the hpnJ gene encoding hopanoid biosynthesis associated radical SAM protein HpnJ, translating into MMRTLFLQPPSFDGFDGGAGSRYQAKREIRSFWFPTWLAQPAAMVEGSRLIDAPPAGMGMEPILKDVMNRDLVVMHTSTPSFASDVRVAQMLKDANPKLMIGMVGAKVAVQPDESMAKGSPIDFVARNEFDFTIKEIAEGRDLKDVDGITWRNKDGEIIANRDRAMIEDMDSLPFVTEVYKRDLKIEDYFIGYLMHPYISIYTGRGCKSRCTFCLWPQTVGGHRYRTRSPEHVAAEIRLAKQYFPQVKEFMFDDDTFTDDLPRAEAIAREMGKLGVTWSCNAKANVPYETLKIMKENGLRLLLVGYESGNQQILHNIKKGMRVEVAREFTKNCHKLGIKIHGTFIVGLPGETKETIQETIQFAREINPHTLQVSLAAPYPGTALHKQATENGWFNEAEAELIDENGVQIAPLHYPHLSHTEIFNSVEEFYRKFYFRAPKIASIVNEMVRSPQMMKRRLREGVEFFQFLKGRNAA; encoded by the coding sequence ATGATGCGCACGCTGTTCCTTCAGCCCCCCTCCTTTGATGGTTTCGATGGCGGCGCCGGGTCGCGCTATCAGGCCAAGCGCGAAATCCGTTCCTTCTGGTTCCCGACCTGGCTGGCCCAGCCTGCTGCCATGGTCGAGGGCTCGCGCCTGATCGATGCCCCCCCGGCCGGTATGGGCATGGAGCCGATCCTCAAGGACGTGATGAATCGCGACCTGGTGGTGATGCACACCTCAACCCCGTCTTTCGCTTCCGACGTCCGCGTGGCGCAGATGCTTAAAGATGCCAACCCCAAGCTGATGATCGGCATGGTCGGTGCCAAGGTTGCCGTGCAGCCGGACGAGTCGATGGCCAAGGGCAGCCCGATCGATTTCGTAGCGCGCAACGAGTTCGACTTCACAATCAAGGAAATTGCCGAAGGCCGCGACCTGAAGGACGTAGACGGCATCACCTGGCGCAACAAGGATGGCGAGATCATCGCCAATCGTGACCGCGCCATGATCGAGGACATGGACTCCCTCCCCTTCGTGACGGAAGTCTACAAGCGCGACCTGAAGATCGAGGACTACTTCATCGGGTATCTGATGCACCCGTACATCTCGATCTATACGGGCCGTGGCTGCAAATCGCGCTGCACCTTCTGCCTGTGGCCGCAGACGGTGGGTGGCCATCGCTACCGCACGCGCAGCCCCGAGCACGTGGCTGCCGAAATCCGCCTTGCCAAGCAGTATTTCCCGCAGGTGAAGGAGTTCATGTTCGATGACGACACCTTCACCGATGACCTGCCCCGTGCAGAGGCCATTGCGCGTGAAATGGGCAAGCTTGGCGTCACCTGGTCGTGCAACGCCAAGGCGAACGTGCCCTATGAAACGCTCAAGATCATGAAGGAAAACGGGCTTCGCCTGCTTCTGGTCGGCTATGAAAGCGGCAACCAGCAGATCCTTCACAACATCAAGAAGGGTATGCGCGTTGAAGTGGCGCGCGAGTTCACCAAGAACTGCCACAAGCTGGGCATCAAGATCCACGGCACCTTCATCGTCGGCCTGCCTGGCGAGACGAAGGAGACCATTCAGGAAACCATCCAGTTCGCCCGCGAGATCAACCCGCACACGCTGCAGGTTTCGCTGGCAGCCCCCTATCCCGGCACCGCACTGCACAAGCAGGCCACCGAGAATGGCTGGTTCAACGAAGCTGAAGCCGAACTGATCGACGAGAATGGCGTGCAGATTGCCCCGCTGCACTACCCGCATCTGTCGCACACCGAGATCTTCAACTCGGTTGAGGAATTCTATCGCAAGTTCTACTTCCGCGCGCCGAAGATCGCCTCGATCGTCAACGAGATGGTCCGCAGCCCGCAGATGATGAAGCGTCGCCTCCGTGAAGGCGTGGAGTTCTTCCAGTTCCTCAAGGGCCGCAACGCCGCCTGA
- the hpnI gene encoding bacteriohopanetetrol glucosamine biosynthesis glycosyltransferase HpnI: MTHALNWAGALTVLGYASACLALAGCAQSVIGAGLLAAFRRNERNILQQTPVDSSAQAPVTVLKPLHGDEPLLEEALRSFCEQDYAQYQIVFGVQRGDDPAIAIVRRLQQDYPDLDLDLVIDGTTHGANRKIANLINMFPAARHDILVVSDSDIHVQRSYLRDVVQTLSAPKIGLVTTLYAGLAATRSVVRQFAASQINHNFMPGVMMSRLLGRQDCLGATMAFTRATLDRIGGLQALADHVADDAVLGQLVRAHGQKIALAPCLTWTTVAEASARDMIDHELRWGRTVKNVEPVGYGLSAIQLPLFWASVTLACFQATVWAEMFFLAVWMIRSATAFFIDRLVGQSSPAVYALFPLREWLSASIMVGSARGQKVEWRGQTLHIRRTVPVTPPVQPVEPGD, from the coding sequence GTGACCCACGCCCTGAACTGGGCCGGCGCTCTTACCGTGCTGGGCTATGCCTCAGCCTGTCTCGCCCTGGCGGGCTGCGCCCAATCCGTTATCGGCGCCGGGCTGCTCGCGGCCTTTCGTCGCAACGAACGCAACATCCTTCAGCAAACGCCTGTCGACTCAAGTGCACAGGCACCAGTGACGGTGCTCAAGCCCCTCCACGGGGACGAGCCGCTGCTTGAGGAAGCGCTGCGCAGCTTTTGCGAACAGGATTACGCCCAGTACCAGATCGTCTTTGGCGTTCAGCGCGGTGATGACCCTGCGATTGCCATCGTGCGTCGCCTTCAACAGGATTACCCTGACCTTGATCTGGACCTTGTGATTGATGGCACCACGCATGGGGCCAACCGCAAGATTGCCAATCTGATCAACATGTTTCCCGCAGCCAGACACGACATTCTGGTCGTGTCAGACTCGGACATTCATGTTCAGCGCAGTTATCTGCGCGATGTCGTTCAGACCCTTTCGGCACCAAAGATCGGGCTGGTCACCACACTCTATGCCGGTCTGGCCGCAACACGCAGCGTAGTGCGTCAATTTGCCGCCAGTCAGATCAACCATAATTTCATGCCGGGCGTCATGATGTCGCGCCTTCTGGGACGACAGGATTGCCTGGGCGCCACCATGGCCTTTACCCGGGCGACGCTTGATCGCATTGGCGGTCTGCAAGCACTGGCAGACCATGTGGCTGACGATGCCGTTCTTGGCCAGCTTGTCCGCGCTCACGGTCAGAAAATCGCGCTTGCTCCATGCCTGACATGGACAACGGTGGCCGAAGCCTCGGCACGCGACATGATCGATCATGAATTGCGTTGGGGCCGTACGGTCAAGAATGTCGAGCCCGTCGGCTATGGATTATCCGCCATCCAGCTTCCCCTGTTCTGGGCAAGCGTCACGCTGGCCTGTTTTCAGGCCACGGTGTGGGCAGAAATGTTTTTTCTGGCCGTCTGGATGATCCGCAGCGCCACAGCGTTTTTTATTGATCGGCTGGTGGGGCAATCAAGCCCGGCTGTCTATGCCCTCTTCCCCCTGCGTGAATGGCTCTCCGCTAGCATCATGGTGGGCAGTGCGCGGGGGCAAAAAGTGGAATGGCGCGGTCAGACGCTTCACATACGTCGCACTGTTCCCGTGACCCCACCCGTACAACCTGTCGAACCCGGCGATTAG
- a CDS encoding ABC transporter substrate-binding protein, whose amino-acid sequence MTQLSSITIKAASAGRRKGAASRYAALGVLALLSAPVASAALITPALAQTAAPSSAAIAPINDLYAALGQIQATSSGSNEARAQIMAPVIDRVFDLSTVLHNSIGMRYTTLSADEQTKLLAAFRQFTIARYVSSFKKGGSAKFTVSPTTRPAPSGGSTLVNTTIGDGSDTATAINYVMMPSGGGYRIVDILLNGHISQVAAQRADFSSTLARGGADALVTLLNRKTAKFMNN is encoded by the coding sequence ATGACACAGCTTTCCAGCATAACGATCAAAGCCGCCTCCGCCGGGCGCCGCAAAGGAGCTGCGTCCCGTTACGCGGCCCTCGGTGTTCTGGCCCTTCTCTCGGCACCGGTCGCCTCTGCTGCGCTGATCACGCCCGCTCTTGCCCAGACGGCGGCACCATCATCGGCAGCCATCGCGCCAATCAACGATCTTTATGCGGCGCTCGGCCAGATCCAGGCCACATCTAGCGGCTCCAACGAGGCGCGGGCGCAGATCATGGCCCCCGTCATCGATAGGGTTTTCGACCTGTCGACTGTCCTGCACAACTCGATCGGCATGCGCTACACCACCCTCTCGGCCGATGAGCAGACGAAGCTTCTTGCTGCTTTTCGTCAGTTCACCATCGCGCGCTATGTGTCGAGCTTCAAAAAGGGTGGCAGCGCCAAGTTCACCGTCAGCCCGACCACGCGCCCAGCGCCCAGCGGCGGCAGCACCCTTGTCAACACCACCATTGGTGACGGCTCCGATACGGCCACAGCCATCAACTATGTCATGATGCCCTCAGGCGGCGGCTATCGCATTGTCGATATCCTGCTGAATGGTCACATCAGCCAGGTTGCGGCCCAGCGTGCCGATTTCAGCTCGACCCTCGCCCGTGGCGGTGCCGATGCCTTGGTAACTCTGCTGAATCGCAAAACCGCAAAGTTCATGAACAACTGA
- the hpnH gene encoding adenosyl-hopene transferase HpnH has product MAVPLMQAVRVGRYVVKQHLLGRKRYPLVLMLEPLFRCNLACAGCGKIDYPAQILNQRLSLQECLDADAEADAPVIAIAGGEPLLHKEMPEIVKGLTARKKYVYLCTNGLLLEKKLDDYEPNPFFSWDIHLDGDKAMHDSSVCQEGVYERAVAAIRKAKERGFRVSINCTLFDGAQPERVARFFDEVMALGVDGVMTAPGYAYERAPDQEHFLNRQKTKQLFRDIFRLGKGKKWRFTQSPLFLNFLAGNENYHCTPWGKPLRTVFGWQRPCYLLGEGYAKTFKELMDDTAWEQYGTGAYEKCADCMVHSGYESTAVMDAVKRPWHIAKVALFGPETEKPMVPEISLENQRPAEYKYEAQVAEQVTLLESRKPARGPRVRVHKAEEKPVEVADAAD; this is encoded by the coding sequence ATGGCCGTTCCATTGATGCAGGCCGTCCGTGTCGGGCGCTATGTGGTCAAGCAGCATCTTCTGGGTCGCAAGCGCTATCCGCTCGTTCTGATGCTCGAACCCCTGTTTCGCTGCAATCTCGCCTGTGCGGGCTGCGGCAAGATCGATTATCCGGCCCAGATTCTGAACCAGCGCCTCAGCCTGCAGGAATGTCTGGATGCCGACGCCGAAGCCGACGCCCCCGTCATCGCCATCGCTGGCGGTGAGCCTCTCCTGCACAAGGAGATGCCCGAGATCGTCAAGGGTCTGACGGCGCGCAAGAAATACGTCTATCTCTGCACGAACGGCCTTCTGCTCGAGAAGAAGCTCGATGATTACGAGCCGAACCCGTTCTTCTCGTGGGATATCCATCTCGATGGCGACAAGGCGATGCACGACTCGTCCGTCTGTCAGGAAGGCGTGTATGAGCGCGCGGTCGCAGCCATCCGCAAGGCGAAAGAGCGCGGCTTCCGCGTTTCGATCAACTGCACGCTGTTTGACGGTGCTCAGCCCGAGCGCGTGGCACGGTTCTTCGATGAGGTCATGGCGCTCGGCGTTGATGGCGTCATGACTGCACCGGGCTATGCCTATGAGCGTGCGCCCGATCAGGAACACTTCCTGAACCGCCAGAAGACCAAGCAGCTCTTCCGTGACATCTTCCGTCTGGGCAAGGGCAAGAAGTGGCGCTTCACGCAGTCGCCGCTCTTCCTGAACTTCCTGGCTGGCAACGAGAACTATCACTGCACGCCCTGGGGCAAGCCCCTGCGTACCGTGTTTGGCTGGCAGCGTCCCTGCTATCTGCTGGGCGAAGGCTATGCCAAGACGTTCAAGGAACTGATGGACGATACGGCTTGGGAACAGTACGGCACCGGCGCTTATGAAAAATGCGCCGATTGCATGGTCCATTCAGGCTACGAATCCACAGCCGTCATGGATGCAGTCAAGCGCCCCTGGCACATCGCCAAGGTCGCGCTGTTCGGCCCTGAGACCGAAAAGCCGATGGTCCCCGAGATCTCGCTCGAGAACCAGCGCCCGGCGGAATACAAGTACGAGGCTCAGGTGGCCGAGCAGGTAACTCTGCTCGAATCCCGCAAGCCGGCCCGTGGCCCGCGCGTGCGCGTCCACAAGGCCGAGGAAAAGCCGGTCGAGGTTGCTGACGCCGCTGACTAA
- a CDS encoding hemolysin family protein has translation MLTPILVICLLIALNSIFAMGEMALISAKRPRLAALVKRGVRGAERALRLADEPHAFLPTVQIGMTLVSILEGAFGGSQIEEDLALLIRRSDMLRPFANELSIGIVVMAITFAMLVFGELVPKQLALQQPEKMAARLSFILSALLTISRPIVALLSGTSNLVLRVFGVGGLTRAAITEEELRAILAEGAQAGVLETEERIMIERLLRLADRPVRAIMTPRNELFWVDRHASRDALIVKLRQSTYTRILVCEGDVDHPVGVVLAKDLMDRLLQGLPISIEAALRQPIVVPDSLTAQDMIERMRGERLGIAFVLDEYGSFEGIVTPSDIFEAIVGDESAEKNKTERENPQQRDEYVLDGFMPADEVRSVLDLPDLPAAGSYHTLAGAILALLRRVPAKGDKVVFAGWLFEVVEMEQRRVTKVRASRQVLAEN, from the coding sequence ATGCTCACCCCCATTCTGGTCATCTGTCTTCTCATTGCCCTGAACAGCATTTTCGCCATGGGTGAAATGGCGCTGATCTCGGCCAAGCGGCCGCGGCTTGCGGCGCTGGTCAAGCGTGGGGTGCGTGGCGCAGAGCGGGCGTTGCGTCTGGCTGATGAGCCGCATGCCTTCCTGCCCACCGTGCAGATCGGCATGACGCTCGTCTCGATTCTCGAAGGTGCCTTCGGCGGCAGCCAGATTGAAGAGGATCTGGCCCTGCTGATACGACGCAGCGACATGCTGCGGCCCTTCGCCAATGAATTGTCGATTGGCATTGTGGTGATGGCCATTACCTTCGCCATGCTGGTGTTCGGCGAACTGGTGCCCAAGCAACTGGCGCTTCAGCAGCCCGAAAAAATGGCGGCACGGCTTTCCTTCATCCTTTCTGCCTTACTCACCATTTCGCGTCCGATTGTGGCCCTGCTGAGCGGCACATCGAATCTCGTGCTGCGCGTATTCGGGGTGGGCGGCCTGACCCGTGCCGCCATTACCGAGGAGGAATTGCGCGCCATTCTGGCAGAAGGTGCCCAGGCCGGAGTGCTGGAGACCGAAGAGCGCATCATGATCGAGCGCCTGCTTCGTCTGGCTGATCGTCCTGTGCGTGCCATCATGACCCCGCGTAACGAGTTGTTCTGGGTCGACCGGCACGCAAGCCGCGATGCACTGATCGTGAAGCTACGCCAGTCCACCTACACACGTATTCTCGTCTGCGAGGGCGATGTGGATCATCCTGTGGGTGTGGTGCTGGCCAAGGACCTGATGGATCGTCTGCTTCAGGGGCTGCCGATTTCCATTGAAGCGGCCCTGCGCCAGCCCATCGTTGTACCCGATAGCCTGACGGCACAGGACATGATCGAGCGGATGCGCGGCGAGCGTCTCGGCATTGCCTTCGTGCTGGATGAATACGGCTCATTCGAGGGCATCGTGACACCGTCTGATATCTTCGAAGCGATCGTAGGCGATGAAAGCGCGGAGAAGAACAAGACCGAGCGCGAGAATCCGCAGCAGCGCGACGAATATGTGCTCGATGGTTTCATGCCTGCCGATGAGGTACGCTCGGTGCTGGATCTGCCCGATCTGCCGGCTGCAGGCAGCTATCATACGCTGGCCGGGGCCATACTCGCTCTGCTGCGTCGCGTTCCCGCCAAGGGCGACAAGGTGGTTTTTGCGGGCTGGCTGTTCGAGGTGGTTGAAATGGAGCAGCGCCGGGTGACCAAGGTGCGCGCAAGCCGGCAGGTTCTGGCTGAAAACTGA